Genomic DNA from Schistosoma haematobium chromosome 1, whole genome shotgun sequence:
CTGTATGTTGATGACCGATTAATAATCATTAAGCAATTGAATCGTTAAAGAAACATCATCCggatatgataataataaaaaaaaaacaaaattaattcattcagcAGGTACTTGAGTATAAGCGACACTCCAAGTGTAAGGGCTAGCGATACCATCCTGTTTCCCAAACCGAAGTGGGTGAGGTGGAATTCGAAGCTTAGGTTTAGTGCTTGAAAATCGAGCTCTATTAAAGTCTGTCGGGAATATCACTCATATAGTTAATAGTTAGCTAAACTGCTGTGGGACTAGATAGTTAGGTGTTCTACTGGAGTCAGGTAACCGGAGCTAATGACAGTTGAACTAGTAAATGACTGCGGTGTAGTTGCTCATTGTTAACGAATCACAAAAAAATTCCTGTCGTGGTTCTTTTTAACGATATTCTGGCTCTTGTAAATAACTTGAGGTGAGAGAAAACTACTGGCCATTCCTTTAGGAATGGCAGTGTGAAACTGGATATTGTAATTTGAGGTCTGAACGTAATTCCATTGGACTGGTGTTTCGATCTCTGATCATCTCGGTTTCTGCGAGGAAATCCCCTTGTGGCAAGTGTAGAGGATTCAACTTGACTAACAAGGTCTCAAGGTTTCCATGATAAGTTAATGCTTAATCGATGCTCGGTTAAAGCAAATAGTAGAAAAGCACATTTCGAATTTAATTATAATCTTACTAATCAAAATCGTTGCTATTCCCCTCATCCTTCATTCCTGATATGAttggataaaaataaaacatcttAGTAACCTATGTCGGCTGTTTACTGCACGTCAACTGGTCGTGGTTTCGTTAAGTTTTTTTCACTTGTCTGAAATAAATATGGCGACCTAAAACTGTTACGTAATTTGACTTGATATTCGACTCGTTTTTTGTTGCTTTTTACTAATCAttcttgttataacttgtggcctgagtgccctgttaatgtataacgtgatgataccgtcaattagagagcagtgaattgtCGGTCGGACCAGTGACACATAAAactcgtacgagcagtctagagtccttattggtcctgctttccgcctggCCCAtccagttaagttcagaacaccagtctcagcctttgcaatatgaatcatttatttcaaacgtaCGGGGtatatataccaaccaaacatgTCAtgtcgcaccataaaataggaaagaacatttgtacaagatttaaccaAATGTGGCTGTAAGGGCGATAGTAATTGGTAGACacggcataattcaagaatggtaaatcgtataataacagttcataggttaaaataaagctcataaagggacatgaatatgaatagtctagttatttaacaattgtACTATAAAAATATGCGCAtattattggtccataaatggatcccaaaagttaccattcattattcttatcgggatataataATTCTTCCTAACTAACATGGACTTCAATTTCATAAAATGTACTTatctacattttattattttcagcTCCCAACTTGGATGGCAGATAGACTTACTGAGTTACAAGACGCAATTAATTTACAAGCTGAAAATTTGTGCAACGCAATCGGTGTAATACAACAAGTCGCTCAGCCCAGTTTCTTTTCTGACTTTAATTGGGCTTCTAGGTCTGCTAAACCAGAATACCAGGCATTTATCCAAGCTCAACCAACTGACGGTTAGTGTATATATGTGACTATTATGCAGTGTTTTTTATTAGTATTCAGAAAACAAATTCTTCAAATACAGTGAACATAGGCCAAAAACAAAACCAAGATATAGGATAACGTAAGCGTCCGGCACTGGTCTGCACATAGATTTAAACATGCTAGTTTATTTTGAATGTTTCATAGTTCAGTAGTTACTGTTAGTATTCATTGTAGTGAAATCAACATTATCTTTGCCTTGGTTCTGTTGTTTTAAGTTACAGTACAAGCCTACTCCGTCGATTTGAGTACacttgtgatgtgtgctactgatgtcaacagatataagtagtacatatcatcaatcgaaagtgaaattcctggcggcagaaggttaaaaagatcaaaggaaagagaacaaagaatggttggtgtggaaacgacagaacaatgaagtctgagacaattgactgGTATTTGCAAAAAGAACAATCAattttgaaacaattgattgGGATTTtgctaattaattatttactgtatggttctcatattttactaagattttctgtaattttgtgttcaaatacattcagttgtccccacttgtgtttttgttcactacacaTTCAGCAAAGTAAATACTTTCATCGTTAGCTTTTGATGTTTAGTTTCGGATTTCACACATGTAGTACTCTTATCTTTCAGTTATTGCATATTATTAGTTCTAATTAGCAACCCCCTTATGGCATAGTTTCCCGGTGGCATAGAAATCTCATACCAACTTTTGACAAAGTGCcagtttttaataatttctgGAAGATACGTGTACATTCTGAACGTTTGGAAACCACACAGAAGACAGCATCTTTATAAGGAAATGGTAACTGCGCAAATTAGTGTTTATATGGTAAAGAACAAATAGTATGACATTATTAACATGTATTTACTGAAACATGATACTGTTCTTTGTAACATCTTGGCTGtccatttgtttgtttatggTCCTAGATTTTTTTTAGTGTTTCAGATATTCCCAAGACTAATGCATACCCATGATCACCGGAATCACCTGATCCAAGCCCTTATAAAATGCAGTATTTGGTATAACGGTTCTCATACAGCTAGAAGGTACTTTGTTTACTAGGGGAGCATGCACAGTAGCGTAAATAGCGAGCTAGGAAAGAGAAGAACAAAATAATAGATGACTCGACAACCCAGAATGCGCACACAGTGCACTTATATTTATTAAGGAAAGCAATAAATCACAATCAGCTATAACACAAATCTCAAATTAAGACAATCTTGAAACCGAAACTAAGAGTAAATAGTTTAACCTAATACATAACTTTTTAAACCCACTGTAATTCTTAAGTTTGTGTAGTAAAACGGCCATCTTTATTAGCAATTTAGAACTTTGTAGTTACTTCAGCAACTATGCCTAAGTCCTGGATAGTAACTCTCATTGTCCTGTTAATAAACTTATTCAGACATTCCACAAAATGCTTTGATTGATCCAGTATTTTTGTTGGCTTTAGATATTGCTCGGAGTTTTGCTGTTGCAATTTCCGCTACTGCAAAGCAACTGGATGCATTGATTGGAGCTCTGCCTGAAGAAGAAGCCAGCGCAGATATTCAACGTGCTACTGTTCACAAACTTTTAGAAGCTTATAGATCTGAAGGAGCGAAACTTGCGCGTATCACAACTAAACTTGAGTCAAGGTTGGCTGATGTACGTCGCTGCTTAACAGCTATTGCTCAAACACAACTCACTACCCAATCACTAGAATCAGAGGTATTTTTAGTCTCTAATATCTCACATTTGATGGGTTGCGAGTTTTTCATTCGTTTAGTTTCATTGTTACTACCAGCACGATCGTTATTTTTCGTAGTTCTAATGATAAATCATCAGTTCTTAACGTCATGAATTTATCGAAGTAATACTCTGTACATTAAAGCTTAACTAAATATATACAATATGTATTTAAGATTCACCTATACTCCTAGTAACTACGTTCCCCGTATATTTATCACATGCTCACATGAGTTAGACC
This window encodes:
- the MED21_1 gene encoding Mediator of RNA polymerase II transcription subunit 21 (EggNog:ENOG410VB9W~COG:K~BUSCO:EOG091G11IM); its protein translation is MYLSTFYYFQLPTWMADRLTELQDAINLQAENLCNAIGVIQQVAQPSFFSDFNWASRSAKPEYQAFIQAQPTDDIARSFAVAISATAKQLDALIGALPEEEASADIQRATVHKLLEAYRSEGAKLARITTKLESRLADVRRCLTAIAQTQLTTQSLESEITCSC